Proteins found in one Taeniopygia guttata chromosome 27, bTaeGut7.mat, whole genome shotgun sequence genomic segment:
- the RETREG3 gene encoding reticulophagy regulator 3: MAAAGPGPGERQRRVQALSAALRGRLGPYEALLGAVQAALVWERPGRSALCWVAVHGLFWFFALTSLRLLFLIAVTLIVVVCLDQWKHKIWPEIGVARPDELDNESWGYVHPRLLGLPELCHHLAEGWVTGTNFLSNLFVFKRQSPGKFCLLVCGVFTFLAVLGRYIPGLLLSYLLLLLVLLWPLAVYHRLGQRMYLRLEPVLQRLDFSVRGYMTARQRERQLRGRALGQEATDDGSDSEEELAAFCPKLDDSVVAKELTISDSEHSDAEVSYTENGMFNLSRGQTPLTEGSEDLDGHSDPEESFARDLPDFPSINPEATGIDDEDDTSIGIPSLAYRPQGTEDLQLPYEPEELGTLPSVQNLTNNIAGFVTRGMIQLALSGGPQPGSSRSTNPQRGAKTHLRAASLDLDTDAEGDDFELLDQSELNQLDPTGSRGQ; this comes from the exons atggcggcggcggggcccgggcccgGCGAGCGGCAGCGGCGGGTGCAGGCGCTGAGCGCGGCACTGCGCGGCCGCCTCGGGCCCTACGAGGCGCTGCTGGGTGCCGTACAGGCCGCGCTGGTGTGGGAGCGGCCGGGCCGCAGCGCGCTGTGCTGGGTGGCGGTGCACGGCCTGTTCTG GTTCTTTGCTCTGACTTCCCTTCGTTTGCTGTTCCTGATTGCTGTAACCCTCATAGTAGTAGTGTGTCTAGACCAGTGGAAGCACAAAATCTGGCCAGAAATTGGTG TGGCAAGACCTGATGAATTAGACAATGAGAG CTGGGGATACGTCCACCCTCGGCTGCTGGGACTGCCAGAGCTCTGTCATCATTTGGCTGAAGGATGGGTAACTGGGACCAACTTCTTAAGTAATCTCTTCGTTTTCAAGAGGCAAAGTCCTGGCAAG TTTTGCCTTCTAGTGTGTGGAGTGTTCACTTTCCTGGCAGTCCTGGGCCGGTATATCCCTGGGCTCTTGCTCTCATACTTGCTGT TGCTCTTGGTCCTGCTGTGGCCCCTGGCCGTGtaccacaggctggggcagcgcATGTACCTGCGGCTGGAGCCCGTGCTGCAGCGGCTGGACTTCAGCGTCCGGGGATACATGACAGCGAGGCAGCGCGAGAGGCAGC TGCGTGGCCGGGCCCTTGGTCAGGAAGCCACAGATGACGGAAGTGACAGCGAAGAGGAGCTGGCTGCATTCTGCCCCAAG CTGGATGACTCCGTGGTTGCCAAGGAACTGACCATCTCCGACTCTGAGCATTCAGATGCTGAGGTTTCCTATACTGAAAATGGGATGTTTAACCTTTCAAGGGGCCAGACGCCCCTGACAGAGGGATCAGAAG ACCTGGATGGTCACAGTGACCCAGAAGAATCTTTTGCCAGGGATCTCCCTGACTTCCCTTCCATAAACCCAGAAGCAACTGGCATAGATGATGAAGATGACACCAGCATTGGGATCCCGAGCCTGGCGTACCGCCCACAAGGGACAGAGGATCTGCAGCTCCCATACGAGCCGGAGGAACTTGGCACACTGCCATCGGTGCAGAATCTCACCAACAACATTGCTGGCTTTGTCACCAGGGGCATGATCCAGCTGGCACTGTCAGGGGGCCCTCAGCCCGGCTCCTCACGCAGCACCAATCCCCAGAGAGGGGCAAAGACTCACCTCAGAGCAGCCAGTTTGGACTTGGACACTGACGCTGAAGGGGATGACTTTGAACTGCTGGATCAGTCCGAGCTGAACCAGCTGGATCCCACTGGCTCCCGGGGCCAGTAA
- the PSMC3IP gene encoding homologous-pairing protein 2 homolog isoform X1, producing the protein MSKGREAAAGGGAAAVLLRYLREQNRPYSAQDAFGNLQREHGLGKAAVVKALEQLAQQGGVREKVYGKQKIYFADQEQLPAASDAELRGLDGEIAERSAQLQALQQSCRHLEAELKDLNSSMTTPEITREIEALRKDCASYTEKLERIKSATNHVTPEEKEKATELLDAILEGYPKSKKQFFEEVGIETDEDHGVVMPATT; encoded by the exons ATGAGCAAAGGCCGCGAGGCCGCGGCGGGCG GAGGCGCCGCCGCCGTCCTGCTGCGGTACCTGCGGGAGCAGAACCGCCCGTACAGCGCCCAGGATGCCTTCGGGAACCTGCAGCGGGAGCACGGGCTGGGCAAGGCg GCCGTGGTGAAGGCGCTGGAGCAGCTGGCGCAGCAGGGCGGAGTGCGCGAGAAGGTCTACGGGAAGCAGAAGATCTACTTCGCTGACCAG GAGCAGCTCCCGGCCGCCAGCGATGCGGAGCTCCGCGGGCTGGACGGGGAGATCGCCGAGCGCTCCGCCCAGCTGCAGGcgctgcagcagagctgccgGCACTTGGAGGCGG AGCTGAAGGACTTGAACAGCTCCATGACAACCCCTGAGATTACCAGGGAGATCGAGGCGCTGAGGAAGGACTGTGCCAGTTACACGGAGAAACTGGAGAGGATTAAGTCTGCTACCAACCATGTGACtccagaggaaaaagagaag GCCACCGAGCTGCTGGATGCCATCCTGGAGGGGTATCCCAAGAGCAAGAAGCAATTCTTT gaggaggtTGGGATAGAGACAGATGAGGACCACGGCGTTGTGATGCCAGCGACCACATGA
- the PSMC3IP gene encoding homologous-pairing protein 2 homolog: protein MSKGREAAAGGGAAAVLLRYLREQNRPYSAQDAFGNLQREHGLGKAAVVKALEQLAQQGGVREKVYGKQKIYFADQEQLPAASDAELRGLDGEIAERSAQLQALQQSCRHLEAELKDLNSSMTTPEITREIEALRKDCASYTEKLERIKSATNHVTPEEKEKVCREQQLYRREWRRRKRMATELLDAILEGYPKSKKQFFEEVGIETDEDHGVVMPATT, encoded by the exons ATGAGCAAAGGCCGCGAGGCCGCGGCGGGCG GAGGCGCCGCCGCCGTCCTGCTGCGGTACCTGCGGGAGCAGAACCGCCCGTACAGCGCCCAGGATGCCTTCGGGAACCTGCAGCGGGAGCACGGGCTGGGCAAGGCg GCCGTGGTGAAGGCGCTGGAGCAGCTGGCGCAGCAGGGCGGAGTGCGCGAGAAGGTCTACGGGAAGCAGAAGATCTACTTCGCTGACCAG GAGCAGCTCCCGGCCGCCAGCGATGCGGAGCTCCGCGGGCTGGACGGGGAGATCGCCGAGCGCTCCGCCCAGCTGCAGGcgctgcagcagagctgccgGCACTTGGAGGCGG AGCTGAAGGACTTGAACAGCTCCATGACAACCCCTGAGATTACCAGGGAGATCGAGGCGCTGAGGAAGGACTGTGCCAGTTACACGGAGAAACTGGAGAGGATTAAGTCTGCTACCAACCATGTGACtccagaggaaaaagagaag GTGTGCCGGGAGCAGCAGCTGTACCGCCGGGAGTGGCGCCGGAGGAAGCGGATG GCCACCGAGCTGCTGGATGCCATCCTGGAGGGGTATCCCAAGAGCAAGAAGCAATTCTTT gaggaggtTGGGATAGAGACAGATGAGGACCACGGCGTTGTGATGCCAGCGACCACATGA
- the MLX gene encoding max-like protein X, translating into MTGGRKMAEPPGAAAEDSWGKVDAAYGDNGLDSALFMENARKSSIVSRANSIGSTSASSVPNTDDEDSDYHQESCKESYKDQRRRAHTQAEQKRRDAIKKGYNDLQAIVPTCEQQDFSISSQKLSKAIVLQKTIDYIQFLHKEKKKQEEEVSTLRKDVMALKIMKVNYEQIVKAHQDNPNEGKNQISDEVKFNVFQGIMDSLFQSFNASVSVTSFQELSACVFSWIEEHCKPQTLRDVVIGVLHKVKSQLY; encoded by the exons ATGACCGGCGGGCGGAAGATGGCGGAGCCGCCGGGCGCCGCCGCCGAGGACTCGTGGGGGAAG GTGGACGCGGCCTACGGCGACAATGGCCTGGACTCCG CACTCTTCATGGAAAATGCCCGGAAAAGCAGCATAGTGTCCCGGGCCAACAGCATCGGCTCCACCAGTGCCTCTTCTGTCCCCAACACAG atgaTGAGGACAGTGACTACCATCAGGAGTCCTGCAAGGAGTCGTACAAGGACCAGCGCCGCCGGGCACACACCCAGGCCGAGCAGAAGCGCCGAGATGCCATCAAG AAAGGCTACAACGACTTGCAGGCCATCGTTCCCACCTGCGAGCAGCAGGATTTCTCCATCAGCTCACAGAAGCTGAGCAAGGCCATTGTGCTCCAGAAAA CTATCGACTACATCCAGTTCttgcacaaggaaaagaaaaagcaggaggaggaagttTCTACCCTCAGGAAAGATGTGATGGCCTTGAAGATCATGAAAGT GAACTATGAGCAGATTGTGAAAGCTCATCAGGACAACCCGAACGAGGGGAAGAACCAGATCTCTGACGAGGTGAAGTTCAATGTTTTCCAAGGCATCATGGACTCCCTGTTCCAGTCCTTCAATGCCTCAGTCTCTGTAACGAGTTTCCAGGAGCTCTCAGCATGTGTCTTCAGCTGGATTGAGGAGCACTGCAAGCCCCAG ACGCTGCGGGACGTTGTCATCGGGGTCCTACACAAGGTGAAGAGCCAGCTCTACTGA
- the COASY gene encoding bifunctional coenzyme A synthase — translation MPPFASGLLVLTAPLPALPRRAAGLVAAAAGLVAGPLYVHLQPGLRLGGPATGPAAPPAGPALLRALAALYAAAAARRGLDLRVLLGPGRRLARQPRVLLAAAAEAPGPPEPVQLGLQRLAAAAYGCPPSLPALLLGEDAAGDTGGDPEGDPEGDPGQDPDAALPEFLDVAVGGTFDRLHGAHRLLLSACCLLARRRLLAGVADGELLRHKVLPELIEPYELRAAKLREFLEDVKPSLCYDIVPLADPFGPAVTDPDLQCLVVSEETHRGGEAVNRKRLENGLPELALYEIQLMKDPDHRQNEEEKISSSSLRQRLLGTLLQPPRRHPALPLRPYVIGLTGGTGSGKTSIAKLLGHLGAFVIDADKLGHAVYVPGGPAYEPVVAAFGAEILNKDGTINRKVLGAKVFGNQEQLKRLTDIVWPEIAQMAKERVREADAQGKAVCVLDAAVLLEAGWQDMVHEVWTAIIPEEEAVRRIVARDGLTEEAARHRLQSQMTNRQRVQQSQVVLCTLWEPHVTRQQVQKAWELLQQRLSPEPGPGGTAPPPAVSSRHCPR, via the exons ATGCCGCCCTTCGCCTCggggctgctggtgctgacggcgccgctgcccgcgctgccccggcgggcggcggggctggtggcggcggcggcggggctggTGGCGGGGCCGCTGTACGTGcacctgcagccggggctgcggctGGGCGGCCCCGccaccggccccgccgcgccgcccgcggGCCCCGCGCTGCTGCGGGCTCTGGCCGCGCTGtacgcggcggcggcggcgcggcgggggctGGACCTGCGCGTCCTGCTcgggcccggccgccgcctGGCGCGGCAGCCCCGCGTCCTGCTGGCGGCCGCCGCCGAggcgccggggccgccggaGCCGGTGCAGCTCGGGCTGCAGCGCCTGGCCGCGGCGGCGTACGGCTGCCCGCCCAGCCTGCCCGCGCTGCTGCTGGGCGAGGACGCcgcgggggacaccgggggagaCCCCGAGGGAGACCCCGAGGGGGACCCCGGGCAGGATCCTGACGCGGCGCTCCCCGAGTTCTTGGACGTGGCGGTTGGCGGCACCTTCGATCGGCTGCACGGCGCCCACCGGCTCCTGCTCAGCGCCTGCTGCCTCCTGGCCCGGCGGCGGCTCCTGGCCGGGGTGGCCGACGGAGAGCTGCTCCGCC ACAAGGTCCTGCCAGAGCTGATCGAGCCGTATGAGCTGCGGGCAGCGAAGCTGCGTGAGTTTTTGGAGGATGTGAAGCCCTCACTGTGCTACGACATCGTGCCTCTGGCCGACCCCTTTGGCCCCGCAGTCACAGACCCCGacctgcagtgcctggtggTCAGTGAGGAGACCCACCGGGGAGGGGAGGCTGTGAACAGGAAGAGACTTGAAAAC GGGCTCCCTGAGCTGGCTCTGTATGAAATCCAATTGATGAAAGACCCCGACCACAGACAGAAtgaggaggagaagatcagctcctccagcctccggcagaggctgctggggacactgctgcagcccccacGG CGACACCCAGCTCTGCCGCTGCGCCCGTACGTGATTGGGCtgactgggggaactgggagtgGGAAAACCTCCATTGCCAAACTCCTGGGGCACCTGGGCGCGTTCGTCATCGACGCTGACAAGCTGGGCCACGCCGTCTATGTCCCTGGTGGCCCGGCCTACGAGCCGGTGGTGGCAGCCTTTGGGGCAG AGATCCTGAACAAAGATGGAACAATTAACAGGAAAGTCCTCGGGGCCAAAGTGTTTGGAAACCAG GAGCAGCTGAAGAGGCTGACGGACATTGTGTGGCCCGAAATAGCCCAGATGGCGAAGGAGAGGGTCAGGGAGGCTGATGCTCAAG GGAAGGCCGTGTGTGTGCTGGACGCTGCCGTGCTGCTGGAGGCCGGCTGGCAGGACATGGTCCACGAGGTGTGGACAGCCATCATCCCGGAGGAGGAG GCCGTGAGGCGCATCGTGGCCAGGGACGGGCTGACCGAGGAGGCCGCTCGGCACCGGCTGCAGAGCCAGATGACCAACAGGCAGCGGGTGCAGCAGTCACAGGTGGTGCTCTGCACCCTCTGGGAGCCGCACGTCACCCGCCAGCAG GTGCAGAAGGCCtgggagctcctgcagcagcgcCTGAGcccggagcccggcccgggagGGACGGCCCCGCCACCGGCCGTGTCCAGCCGCCACTGCCCGCGATGA
- the HSD17B1 gene encoding 17-beta-hydroxysteroid dehydrogenase type 1, translating into MERTTVLITGCSSGIGLGLAARLAADAARRFKVYATMRDLAKGERLLERLGGCCPDTLEVLQLDVTDPCSLAAAAQRVQGQRLDVLVCNAGVGLMGPLETCSDQAMKTVFDVNLFGAVRTIQAFLPAMKSRRAGRIIVSSSIGGLQGLPFNAVYCASKFAVEGLCESLAIVLRPFNIHLTLVECGPVHTSFLANLQRPDPEGSEMRGLDAETQGLYRRYLGHCQSIFRDTAQEVEEVLPVFLEAIGSPCPPLRCASTQLLAPLWRLRLSSPDGSEYVRAMHDFVFGSSETGGDQP; encoded by the exons atGGAGAGAACCACGGTGCTGATCACGGGCTGCTCCTCAGGCATCGGCCTGGGGCTGGCTGCACGCCTGGCAGCCGACGCCGCTCGCCGCTTCAAAG TTTATGCCACCATGCGTGACCTGGCCAAGGGTGAGCGGCTGCTGGAGCGCCTGGGGGGCTGCTGCCCCGACACGCTGGAGGTCCTGCAGCTGGATGTCACCGACCCCTgctcgctggcagctgctgcacagcgGGTGCAGGGACAGCGGCTGGATGTGCTGG TCTGCAATGCAGGGGTGGGACTGATGGGACCGCTGGAGACCTGCTCCGACCAGGCCATGAAAACTGTCTTCGATGTGAACCTCTTTGGGGCAGTCCGCACCATCCAGGCGTTCCTGCCAGCCATGAAGAGCCGCAGGGCCGGGCGGATCATAGTCTCCAGCAGCATCGGGGGGCTGCAAG ggctgcccttcAACGCTGTGTACTGTGCCAGCAAGTTTGCAGTGGAGGGGCTGTGCGAGAGTCTGGCCATCGTCCTGCGCCCCTTCAACATCCA CCTGACGCTGGTGGAGTGCGGGCCCGTCCACACCAGCTTCCTGGCCAACCTGCAGCGCCCCGACCCTGAGGGCAGCGAGATGCGGGGCTTGGACGCCGAGACACAGGGGCTGTACCGCCGGTACCTGGGGCACTGTCAGAGCATCTTCCGCGACACGGCCCAGGAGGTGGAGGAGGTGCTGCCG GTGTTCCTGGAGGCCATcggcagcccctgcccaccccttCGCTGCGCCAGCACCCAGCTCCTCGCCCCGCTCTGGCGCCTGCGGCTGAGCAGCCCCGACGGCTCCGAGTACGTCCGCGCCATGCACGACTTCGTGTTCGGCAGCAGCGAGACCGGCGGGGACCAGCCCTGA
- the NAGLU gene encoding alpha-N-acetylglucosaminidase has translation MAVRRGPEPGPEPGSGPVPGLALPFLLLLAVTAGRAGDARQEEAVRALARRLLGPRAAAVSLSVDPALAAGGPDIYRLWSPPGAGVAVAVAGSSGVAAAAGLYRYLRDFCGCHLSWSGAQLRLPDPLPRLRAEIRAAAPGRYRYYQNVCAQSYSFAWWDWARWEREIDWMALSGINLAPAFAGQEAVWQRVYRNLGLNQSEIDKYFTGPAFLAWNRMGNLRRWAGPLPPAWHFKQLYLQYRIVERMRSLGMTTVLPAFAGHVPQGILRVFPRVNATRLGHWSHFDCTYSCIYLLDPEDPMFQVIGTLFLKELIKEFGTDHVYSADTFNEMTPLSSDPAYLSRVSNAVFRSMTGADPKALWLMQGWLFQHQPDFWQPAQVRALLHGVPLGRMIVLDLFAESKPVYQWTESFYGQPFIWCMLHNFGGNHGLFGTVEAINHGPFAARRFPNSTMVGTGLVPEGIEQNDMVYELMNELGWRQEPLDLPSWVTRYAERRYGAPNAAAASAWRLLLRSVYNCTGVCVNHNRSPLVRRPSLRMDTELWYNASDVFEAWRLLLSAGAELGSSPAFLYDLVDVTRQAAQQLVSHYYLSIRQAFQSHALPELLTAGGVLVYNLLPELDSLLSSHSLFLLGRWLQSARAVATSDQEAEQYELNARNQVTLWGPSGNILDYANKQLGGLVLDYYAVRWSLFVSVLVESLNSGRPFHQDQFNQAVFQVERGFIYNKKRYPAVPSGDTMEISRKLFLKYYPSTLRHNLAGPA, from the exons ATGGCGGTGCGGCGGGGGCCGGAACCGGGACCGGAACCGGGATCGGGTCCGGTACCGGGGCTGGCGCTGccgttcctgctgctgctggcggTGACGGCGGGGCGAGCGGGGGACGCGCGGCAGGAGGAGGCGGTGCGGGCGCTGGCGCGGCGGCTGCTCGGCCCACGGGCCGCCGCCGTGTCGCTGTCGGTGGACCCGGCGCTGGCTGCTGGCGGGCCTGACATCTACCGGCTGTGGTCGCCTCCCGGCGCCGGGGTGGCCGTCGCCGTAGCGGGCTCCAGCGGCGTGGCGGCGGCCGCCGGCCTCTATCGCTACCTGCGGGACTTCTGCGGCTGCCACCTGTCCTGGTCCGGGGCGCAGCTCCGCCTGCCAGACCCGCTGCCGCGGCTGCGGGCCGAGAtccgcgccgccgcccccggcag GTACCGGTACTACCAGAACGTCTGCGCCCAGAGCTACTCCTTCGCCTGGTGGGACTGGGCGCGCTGGGAGCGGGAGATCGACTGGATGGCGCTGAGCGGCATCAACCTGGCACCGGCTTTCGCGGGGCAGGAGGCGGTCTGGCAGCGG GTTTACCGTAACCTGGGGTTGAACCAGTCGGAGATCGACAAGTACTTCACGGGCCCCGCGTTCCTGGCCTGGAACAGGATGGGCAACCTCCGCCGCTGGGCCGGGCCGCTGCCGCCCGCCTGGCACTTCAAGCAGCTCTACCTGCAG TACCGGATCGTGGAGCGGATGCGCTCGCTGGGGATGACCACGGTGCTGCCGGCCTTTGCAGGCCACGTGCCGCAGGGCATCCTTCG AGTCTTCCCACGTGTGAATGCCACTCGCCTGGGGCACTGGAGCCACTTCGACTGCACCTACTCGTGCATCTACCTGCTGGACCCAGAGGACCCCATGTTCCAGGTGATCGGGACCCTGTTCCTGAAGGAGCTGATCAAGGAGTTTGGCACAGACCACGTCTATAGCGCAGACACCTTCAACGAGATGACCCCCCTCTCCTCTGACCCTGCCTATCTCTCGAGGGTCAGCAATGCCGTTTTCAGGTCGATGACGGGAG CTGACCCCAAGGCGCTGTGGCTGATGCAGGGCTGGCTCttccagcaccagcctgactTCTGGCAGCCAGCACAGGTGCGGGCCCTGCTGCATGGAGTGCCCCTCGGCAGGATGATTGTTCTCGACCTCTTTGCTGAGTCCAAGCCCGTCTACCAATGGACAGAGTCCTTCTATGGACAGCCCTTCATCTGGTGCATGTTGCACAACTTCGGGGGCAACCACGGCCTCTTTGGCACTGTGGAGGCCATCAACCACGGCCCCTTCGCAGCTCGGCGCTTCCCCAACTCCACCATGGTGGGCACGGGGCTGGTGCCCGAGGGCATTGAGCAGAACGACATGGTGTACGAGCTGATGAACGAGCTGGGCTGGCGGCAGGAGCCCCTGGACCTGCCCAGCTGGGTGACCCGCTACGCTGAGCGCCGCTACGGTGCCCCGAACGCCGCCGCGGCCAGCGCCTGGCGCCTGCTCCTCCGCAGCGTCTACAACTGCACCGGTGTCTGTGTCAACCACAACCGCAGCCCGCTGGTGCGCCGGCCCTCGCTGCGCATGGACACGGAGCTCTGGTACAACGCCAGCGACGTGTTCGAGGCCTGGCGCCTGCTCCTGAGCGCTGGCGCCGAGCTGGGCTCCAGCCCCGCCTTCCTCTACGACCTGGTGGACGTGACGCGGCAGGCGGCCCAGCAGCTGGTCAGCCACTACTACCTGAGCATCCGCCAGGCCTTCCAGAGCCACGCGCTGCCGGAGCTGCTGACGGCCGGCGGCGTGCTGGTGTACaacctgctgccagagctggacAGCCTCCTGTCCAGCCACAGCCTCTTCCTGCTCGGCCGCTGGCTGCAGAGCGCCCGTGCCGTGGCCACCAGTGACCAGGAGGCTGAGCAGTACGAGCTGAATGCCCGGAACCAGGTGACGCTCTGGGGGCCCAGCGGGAACATTCTGGACTACGCCAACAAGCAGCTGGGAGGGCTGGTGCTGGACTACTACGCTGTGCGCTGGAGCCTCTTCGTCTCTGTGCTGGTGGAGAGCCTCAACTCAGGCCGCCCCTTCCACCAGGACCAGTTCAACCAGGCTGTCTTCCAAGTGGAGAGAGGCTTCATCTACAACAAGAAGCGCTACCCAGCTGTGCCATCCGGGGATACGATGGAGATCTCCAGGAAGCTGTTCCTCAAATACTACCCCAGCACCCTGCGGCACAACTTGGCTGGGCCTGCGTGA